A single Cryptococcus neoformans var. grubii H99 chromosome 7, complete sequence DNA region contains:
- a CDS encoding thioredoxin reductase codes for MSPIANGHPHGSSFGVREPKRTGEVSKKMHSKVVIIGSGPGGHTAAIYLARANLEPVLYEGMLANGFAPGGQLTTTTDVENFPGFPEGVTGTEMMDKFRAQSERFGTKIITETVARVDLSVRPFKYWTEGEEEEHEFMTADTIILATGASAKRLFLPGEETYWQSGISACAVCDGAVPIFRQKPLAVIGGGDSAAEEATYLTKYGSHVYVLVRRDELRASKIMAKRLTSHPKVTVLWNTVATEAKGDGEVLTSLTIKNTKTGETGDLPVNGLFYAIGHEPATSLVKSQVELDSDGYIKTVPGTSQTSVHGVFAAGDVQDKKYRQAITSAGSGCIAALEAERLISEEEADDESLQTEDVHVPAEHYLGTDKE; via the exons ATGTCTCCCATCGCCAACGGCCATCCCCACGGCAGCTCTTTCGGCGTCAGGGAACCCAAGAGAACCGGCGAGGTaagcaagaagatgcaCTCCAAGGTTGTTATCATCGGCTCTGGTCCCGGTGGTCACACCGCCGCCATCTACTTGGCCCGAGCCAACCTCGAGCCTGTCCTCTACGAG GGTATGCTTGCCAACGG TTTCGCCCCTGGCGGTCAACTCACCACCACTACTGACGTCGAGAACTTCCCTGGTTTCCCCGAAGGCGTTACCGGTACCGAAATGATGGATAAGTTCCGAGCTCAGAG TGAGCGATTCGGCACCAAGATCATCACCGAGACTGTTGCGCGTGTCGACCTCTCTGTCCGACCTTTCAAGTACTGGACtgagggtgaggaggaggaacaCGAGTTCATGACCGCCGATAC TATCATCCTGGCTACCGGTGCTTCTGCCAAGCGACTTTTCCTTCCTGGTGAGGAGACCTATTGGCAGTCTGGTATCTCTGCCTGTGCCGTTTGCGACGGTGCCGTCCCCATCTTCAGGCAAAAGCCCCTTGCCGTTattggtggtggtgacaGTGCTGCCGAGGAAGCTACTT ACCTCACCAAGTACGGTTCTCACGTTTACGTCCTCGTCAGAAGAGACGAGCTCCGAGCTTCCAAGATTATGGCTAAGCGACTCACTTCTCACCCCAAGGTTACCGTCCTTTGGAAC ACTGTTGCTACTGAGGCCAAGGGTGACGGTGAAGTCCTCACATCACTTACCATCAAGAACACCAAGACTGGTGAGACCGGAGACCTCCCCGTCAACGGTCTTTTCTATGCTATCGGCCACGAGCCCGCCACTTCCCTCGTCAAGTCTCAAGTCGAGCTTGACAGCGATGGATACATCAAGACTGTTCCCGGTACCTCCCAGACTTCTGTCCATGGTGTCTTCGCCGCCGGTGACGTACAGGACAAGAAGTACAGGCAGGCTATCACATCTGCTGGTTCCGGTTGTATTGCTGCCCTTGAGGCTGAAAGGCTTATcagcgaggaggaggctgaTGACGAGAGCCTCCAGACCGAAGATGTGCATGTCCCTGCCGAGCACTACTTGGGCACTGACAAGGAGTAA
- a CDS encoding splicing factor U2AF 65 kDa subunit, whose protein sequence is MDAGYDALEEAASSYAKNRDRADDTRSHRSQRDRDYGEDRDPERRHRRDDKDDRYRDRERDRDAYRGDRGDRDHGREREYRPRDRERERDRGYEARDRYDRYERGDGRGASGFEERPPRRRRRDEEEFTLAAEPMHGHRDRRPRYDEPPEFAEPMRGNWSPPRRRRDDGFRGGRGDRDGGRRGGGGGGGGGGGGGRFYEDRRSPTPDGTLSLEERKEKLSRSLWDTAPVQFQGISALEAKTTGLFTYGPGRVPPPAHLGIPATFVAGAFPPSNPVRQNNRLYIGGIKEDMQEQQIQDFFNNLMKEKGMADGKEDPVKQCQINNDRNFAFIELHTPEQATAALELDGVVLDGASLRVRRPKDYAGIDPLLQTFNGVVAPSVADSPNKLFIGGIPTYLNDEQVMELLKSFGELKSFNLVKESAGVSKGFAFAEYLDPEVTDMAIQGLHNFALGDRNLVVQRAAVGRNTGVNAPIPGSAAYLSQAIPHLMQNNADAPSSRVMLLLNMVTPEELYNDDDYNDIIEDINDECSKYGEIEGVRIPRPVPKSKKWESTEAAAATAERNKRTDDEAGVGRVYVMYKDVESTKKAMNAIGGRQFAGRTILVANVPEEEFLGPAPPPPPPEDAPAPAESDAPPPPPPADLDAAADAALKDIMSGI, encoded by the exons ATGGACGCAGGATACG ACGCCCTCGAAGAGGCTGCCTCTTCTTACGCCAAAAACAGAGACCGCGCCGACGACA CTCGTAGCCACAGGAGCCAACGAGACAGAGATTATGGCGAAGACCGAGACCCTGAACGTAGACATCGTCGAGATGATAAGGACGACCGCTACCGTGACCGCGAGAGAGATCGGGACGCTTACAGGGGCGACAGGGGAGACCGTGACCAtgggagggaaagggaataCCGACCTCGAGACCGTGAGCGAGAGAGGGATAGGGGTTATGAAGCGCGAGACCGATACGACCGGTACGAACGTGGTGATGGTCGAGGAGCCAGCGGTTTTGAAGAACGACCCCCTCGTCGTCGACGAagggacgaagaagagtttACCCTCGCTGCTGAGCCTATGCATGGACACCGTGACAGGAGGCCGAGGTATGATGAACCTCCCGAGTTTGCGGAGCCCATGAGGGGGAACTGGTCGCCTCccaggaggagaagggatgatggattccgtggcggaagaggagatagGGATGGAGGCAGGCGaggtggcggtggtggtggtggtggtggtggtggcggtggaCGATTCTACGAGGACAGAAGGAGCCCGACACCAGACGGAACACTGTCGCtcgaggagaggaaggaaaagttGAGTAGGTCGCTTTGGGACACTGCTCCTGTACAGTTCCAGGGTATCAGCGCTCTCGAGGCCAAGACGACTG GTTTGTTTACATATGGTCCCGGTCGagttcctcctcctgcccATCTTGGTATCCCTGCCACTTTTGTCGCTGGTGCCTTTCCTCCCAGTAATCCTGTGCGACAAAACAACCGTTTGTACATTGGTGGTATCAAGGAAGACATGCAAGAGCAGCAAATTCAGgacttcttcaacaatctcatgaaggagaagggtatGGCTgatggcaaggaagatCCCGTCAAGCAATGTCAAATCAACAACGACAGGAATTTTGCCTTCATCGAG TTGCACACTCCTGAACAAGCTACTGCTGCACTTGAACTCGACGGTGTCGTCCTCGACGGCGCTTCTCTCCGAGTCCGGCGACCTAAGGACTATGCTGGTATCGACCCGCTTTTGCAAACCTTTAATGGTGTCGTCGCTCCCAGTGTTGCGGACTCACCAAACAAGCTTTTCATTGGTGGTATCCCTACTTACCTCAATGACGAGCAAGTAATGGAGTTGTTGAAGAGTTTCGGAGAGCTGAAGAGTTTCAACTTGGTCAAGGAGAGTGCTGGTGTTTCCAAG GGTTTCGCTTTTGCCGAGTACCTTGATCCTGAGGTTACAGACATGGCCATCCAAGGTCTCCACAATTTTGCTCTTGGTGACCGCAACCTCGTCGTGCAACGTGCGGCTGTCGGCCGGAACACTGGTGTTAACGCACCCATACCAGGATCTGCCGCATATCTCAGTCAAGCCA TCCCCCACCTCATGCAAAACAATGCCGACGCTCCCTCCTCTCGTGTCATGTTGTTGCTTAACATGGTTACTCCCGAAGAACTCTACAATGACGACGATTACAACGATATCATCGAAGATATCAATGACGAGTGCAGCAAGTATGGTGAAATTGAGGGTGTCCGTATTCCCAGACCTGTACCCAAATCCAAGAAGTGGGAGTCCACCGAGGCGGCTGCGGCGACAGCGGAGCGGAATAAGAGGACAGATGACGAGGCAGGTGTTGGTAGGGTCTATGTAATGTACAAGGATGTGGAGAGTACCAAGAAGGCTATGAACGCCATTGGTGGAAGACAGTTTGCAGGAAGAACGATTTTGGTTGCCAATGTGCCGGAG GAAGAGTTCTTGGGTCCAGCCCCACCTCCCCCACCTCCTGAGGatgctcctgctcctgcgGAAAGCGAtgctccccctcccccacctCCAGCCGACTTGGACGCTGCCGCAGATGCTGCTCTCAAAGACATTATGTCTGGAATCTAA
- a CDS encoding ATP-dependent RNA helicase DBP2-A — protein sequence MSYGGGYGGGGYGGGYGGGGGGYGGGGGYGGGYGGGGGYGGGFGGDRMGNLGQGLHNIDWQNQSLAKFEKNFYVQDPRVTARSDAEVEAFRAEKEMKIQGKNVPRPITTFEEAGFPDYIMSEIRRMGFTAPSSIQCQAWPMALSGRDVVAIAETGSGKTISFCLPAMVHINAQPLLAPGDGPIVLILAPTRELAVQIQTEATKFGQSSRIRNTAIYGGAPKGPQIRDLQRGVEICVATPGRLIDMLETGKTNLKRVTYLVMDEADRMLDMGFEPQIRKIVSQIRPDRQTLLFSATWPKEVQRLAMDFLHDFIQVNIGSLDLTANHNVAQHVEVCTDFDKRSKLLSHLEKISQENGKVLIFVATKRVADDLTKFLRMDGWPALAIHGDKQQAERDWVLAEFKSGRSPIMLATDVASRGLDVRDIGYVINYDFPNNCEDYIHRIGRTGRAGRKGTSYTYFTMDNSKAARELVQILRESKADIPPELEEMAMYGGRGGGGGRGRGGRGGGRGGYGGGGRGGYSSGANSYGGGGGGYSSRW from the exons ATG TCTTACGGTGGCGGCTACGGCGGCGGTGGTTACGGTGGTGGCTacggcggtggtggtggtggctacggtggtggcggcggcTACG GCGGTGGCtacggtggtggtggtggttaCGGTGGCGGTTTCG GTGGCGACCGAATGGGCAACCTTGGTCAGGGTTTGCACAACATTGACTGGCAAAACCAGTCTCTTGCCAAatttgagaagaa CTTCTACGTCCAGGACCCCCGAGTCACTGCTCGTTCCGATGCCGAGGTCGAGGCCTTCCGTGccgagaaggaaatgaag ATCCAAGGCAAGAACGTGCCTCGACCCATCACCACTTTTGAGGAGGCCGGTTTCCCCGATTACATCATGTCTGAGATCCGACGAATGGGTTTCACCgctccttcttctatcCAGTGCCAGGCTTGGCCTATGGCCTTGTCCGGTCGTGACGTTGTCGCCATTGCCGAGACTGGTTCTGGTAAGACCATCTCTTTCTGCCTTCCTGCGATGGTCCACATCAACGCCCAGCCCCTTCTCGCCCCTGGTGACGGTCCTATCGTTCTTATCCTTGCTCCTACCCGAGAACTCGCTGTCCAGATTCAGACTGAAGCTACCAAGTTTGGTCAGTCTTCCCGAATTAGGAACACTGCCATTTACGGTGGTGCTCCCAAGGGCCCTCAAATTCGAGACCTCCAGCGAGGTGTTGAGATCTGTGTCGCCACTCCCGGTCGATTGATTGACATGCTCGAGACTGGCAAGACCAACCTCAAGCGTGTTACTTACCTCGTTATGGACGAAGCCGACCGAATGCTCGACATGGGTTTCGAGCCCCAGATCCGAAAGATTGTTTCTCAGATCCGACCTGACCGACAGACTCTTTTGTTCTCTGCCACTTGGCCCAAGGAGGTCCAGCGTCTTGCCATGGACTTCCTCCACGACTTCATCCAGGTTAACATTGGTTCTCTTGACCTTACTGCCAACCACAACGTTGCCCAACACGTCGAAGTCTGCACTGACTTTGACAAGCGAAGCAAGCTCCTCAGCCATTTGGAGAAGATCTCTCAGGAGAACGGCAAGGTTCTTATCTTCGTTGCTACCAAGAGGGTCGCCGATGACTTGACCAAATTCTTGAGAATGGACGGCTGGCCTGCACTTGCTATCCACGGTGACAA GCAACAAGCTGAGCGTGACTGGGTTCTTGCCGAGTTCAAGTCTGGCCGAAGCCCTATTATGCTTGCCACTGACGTTGCTTCTCGAGGTCTCG ATGTCCGAGACATTGGTTACGTTATCAACTA TGACTTCCCCAACAACTGTGAAGATTACATTCACCGAATCGGCCGAACTGGTCGTGCCGGTCGAAAGGGTACTTCTTACACTTACTTCACCATGGACAACTCCAAAGCTGCTCGTGAACTCGTCCAGATTTTGAGAGAGTCTAAGGCTGACAT CCCTCCCGAGCTTGAGGAAATGGCCATGTACGGCGgtcgaggaggtggtggtggtcgAGGCCGAGGTGGCCGTGGGGGTGGCCGAGGTGGTTACGGTGGCGGTGGCCGGGGCGGCTACAGCTCTGGCGCCAACTCTTatggtggcggtggtggtggttaCTCTAGCAGGTGGTAA
- a CDS encoding glycerol transporter, which produces MNNGNAPFTNRARNRQTRITKMQPIEDPIPPPITPQHGIKKGKLFVTDFTVTIPGSNVRNVAGREPGPSKWHTLEFRLYTLTFMVVVPMMIWVPMRVSLPSHPNYYKFAHKLSPGWLFGRPVDNSDTQYRSFRDNLLPLVVLSSAYLVSSSLQARLAPSPSSRAKFIALFSAFMITLLHGTSAIKIIALLALNYHVSKFPITPSIRKFWPWLIICGNMAILLFNEIWEGYKFESLHAQLGVLDTYRGLLPRWHVGFNITMMRLVSFGLDYLWKEPSNNTSPPTEYRKRVQTSAAEQDFSFINYMAYCLYPPLYIAGPIMTFNDFLWQLRAPASISVRAKLTYAARFLFCILTMESVLHTMYVVAIKDTAAWEGDSPAELSMIGFWNLVIVWLKLLIPWRFFRLWALLDGVDPPENMIRCVANNYSALGFWRSWHRSFNLWVVRYIYVPVGGSKNIIPATLLVFTFVALWHDLSFKLLAWGWLVSLFLVPEILARKLFAADKYGAHPLYRHVCAVGAVANILLMMTANLVGFVLGLEGTKHLLHELTSTISGWSFMLFAGSCLFVAAQVMFEYREEEKRRGIDRRC; this is translated from the exons ATGAACAACGGTAATGCGCCCTTCACAAATCGTGCACGC AACCGACAAACGAGAATCACCAAAATGCAGCCTATAGAAGATCCCATACCACCTCCTATAACTCCTCAACATGGCATaaagaaaggaaagctCTTCGTCACTGACTTTACCGTTACAATCCCCGGCTCAAATGTTCGAAATGTGGCTGGACGGGAGCCAGGACCTTCGAAATGGCATACGCTGGAGTTCCGATTGTATACACTAACATttatggtggtggtgccAATGATGATATGGGTCCCTATGAGAGTCAGCTTGC CAAGCCATCCCAACTACTATAAATTTGCCCACAAGCTGTCACCAGGTTGGCTCTTTGGAAGACCTGTT GACAACAGTGACACCCAATATCGATCCTTCCGAGAcaaccttctcccccttgTCGTGCTTTCCTCAGCTTACcttgtctcttcttctcttcaagcCCGCTTAgctccatccccttcctcccgaGCCAAATTCATTGCTCTGTTCTCCGCCTTTATGATAACACTCCTCCACGGAACTTCAGCTATCAAGATTATCGCTCTGCTAGCCCTCAACTATCACGTCTCGAAATTTCCCATCACGCCTTCAATCCGCAAATTTTGGCCCTGGTTAATAATCTGCGGAAACATGGCAATTCTTTTGTTTAACGAGATATGGGAAGGGTACAAGTTTGAAAGTTTGCATGCTCAGCTCGGCGTACTG GACACTTATAGGGGACTGTTGCCCAGATGGCATGTCGGTTTCAACATTACGATGATGAGACTGGTTTCTTTTGGCCTAGACTATCTCTGGAAGGAACCGTCGAATAACACATCC CCTCCAACAGAGTATCGCAAGCGTGTTCAGACATCTGCCGCCGAACAAgatttttctttcatcaaTTACATGGCATACTGCTTGTACCCACCTTTGTATATTGCCGGCCCTATTATGACCTTCAATGATTTTTTATGGCAG CTTCGCGCCCCTGCGTCAATTAGCGTACGAGCAAAGCTTACCTATGCTGCCCGCTTTCTGTTTTGCATCCTGACCATGGAGTCAGTACTCCATACAATGTATGTTGTAGCAATCAAAGACACAGCGGCCTGGGAGGGTGATTCGCCCGCCGAGTTGAGCATGATAGGATTCTGGAATTTGGTGATAGTATGGTTGAAG CTGCTCATTCCTTGGAGATTCTTCCGTCTTTGGGCTCTACTCGATGGTGTCGATCCCCCTGAAAACATGATCCGCTGTGTCGCGAACAATTATTCGGCTTTGGGTTTCTGGCGTAGCTGGCATCGAAGCTTCAATCTCTGGGTTGTTAG ATACATTTACGTACCTGTGGGAGGATCGAAGAACATCATCCCAGCCACATTACTGGTCTTCACTTTCGTAGCTCTTTGGCATGATTTGTCATTCAAATTGCTTGCGTGGGGATGGTTGGTCAGCTTATTCCTCGTTCCTGAAATATTGGCGAGAAAGCTATTCGCTGCAGACAAG TATGGAGCGCATCCTCTATATCGTCATGTCTGCGCCGTAGGCGCCGTGGCCAACATTTTGCTTATGATGACTGCCAACCTTGTCGGTTTTGTCTTGGGCCTGGAGGGGACAAAGCATCTTTTGCACGAACTTACATCAACAATATCAG GGTGGTCCTTCATGCTGTTTGCGGGCTCATGTTTGTTTGTGGCTGCGCAAGTCATGTTTGAATAccgggaggaagaaaagcgcAGAGGAATAGACCGGCGATGCTGA
- a CDS encoding heme oxygenase 2 encodes MQTAVSDKQLHINSGSSPLDTPSFRPNTPPLESPAQSSAKITEPGVDGLPELDLRNPISSLLKLGTKRAHIKAEHSAGAAALVQGDLGLEEYIRWLAALWRIYDVLELGLQENSANPILAPTYDPALLARAAPLAADINYLLTLLPNDKTAVESNVSLNESATPLPPFPLPSFIAPIFNDPPKPLTNYISHVRTLSASPVTAPGLLAHAYVRYLGDLSGGQFIGARVKKSFDLPGDDGTKFYQFDFQKGGNAQGDESRAETKKRLAEVKHWYRRGMDEGVGEDQRLKADLIEEANLAFSLNTDLFSIIHVPAKGSKKAESGTVATENRPQTRAELLTQSAWFLAAALFGVFLNIYVGPLLSKLFA; translated from the exons ATGCAGACCGCCGTATCTGATAAGCAG TTGCACATCAATTCCGGCTCCAGCCCGCTCGACACCCCCTCTTTCCGACCCAACACTCCACCCTTGGAGTCCCCCGCTCAATCGTCTGCCAAGATCACCGAGCCTGGTGTAGATGGTCTTCCTGAACTGGACTTGAGAAatcccatctcatctttgCTTAAGCTCGGTACCAAGAGGGCCCACATTAAGGCTGAGCACTCTGCTGGTGCTGCAGCTTTGGTCCAAGGCGACTTGGGTTTGGAAGAGTATATCAGATGGCTTGCTGCTCTTTGGAGGATCTACGA CGTGCTTGAACTCGGCCTTCAAGAGAATTCAGCAAATCCCATCCTCGCCCCCACCTATGACCCTGCTCTTCTCGCCCGTGCTGCCCCTCTCGCTGCCGACATCAACTACCTCCTCACTCTCTTGCCCAACGACAAAACTGCCGTGGAGAGCAATGTCTCTCTCAATGAGTCTGCTACTCCGCTCCCTCCattccctcttccctccttcattgCGCCCATATTCAACGACCCCCCTAAGCCTTTGACAAACTACATCAGCCATGTCCGAACGTTGTCCGCTTCTCCCGTCACCGCTCCAGGCCTTCTTGCTCACGCTTACGTGCGATACCTCGGTGACCTTTCCGGAGGACAATTCATCGGTGCGCGAGTGAAGAAATCTTTTGATCTTCCGGGCGACGATGGAACCAAGTTCTACCAGTTTGACTTCCAGAAGGGAGGCAATGCGCAAGGCGATGAGAGCAGAGCTGAGACAAAGAAGCGGCTGGCTGAAGTCAAGCATTGGTACAGACGAGGTATGGATGAGGGTGTGGGCGAAGACCAGAGGCTTAAGG CCGACCTCATCGAAGAGGCCAACCTTGCTTTTTCCCTCAATACCgatcttttctccatcatTCACGTGCCTGCCAAGGGCAGCAAGAAGGCTGAATCTGGCACTGTTGCTACCGAAAACAGACCACAAACCCGCGCAGAGCTCCTCACGCAATCGGCCTGGTTCCTTGCAGCAGCCCTGTTTGGCGTGTTCTTGAACATCTACGTCGGaccccttctctccaagtTATTCGCTTAG